The following are from one region of the Rhizobium etli 8C-3 genome:
- a CDS encoding N-acyl homoserine lactonase family protein — protein sequence MAGRILLNEWTVLAIHYGTAQRPVSDLILETNDIHDRPSQIDYFVWLIRLEDRLILVDTGFEAGEGAARGRTLLIHPVAALSSLGIKSSEITDVVVTHLHYDHAGNLPAFPNATFHIQDREMAYGTGRCMCHERMRRPFATEGVVDAVRLVFQSRVRFHDGDGEIVPGCRVHLVGGHSKGLQVVTVATGGALLVIASDALHFQHYLENDGAFPLFADYLEVIEGYNKLRVLAGANGLIIPGHDPEVLQKFSPLAPDLQFARVLL from the coding sequence ATGGCGGGGAGAATTCTCTTGAACGAGTGGACAGTGCTCGCCATCCATTACGGCACCGCGCAAAGACCAGTAAGTGACCTGATACTAGAGACGAATGACATTCATGATCGTCCATCACAAATCGACTACTTCGTGTGGCTGATCCGTCTCGAGGACCGATTAATTCTTGTTGACACTGGTTTCGAAGCCGGAGAGGGCGCGGCCAGAGGGCGGACCCTCTTGATCCATCCGGTGGCAGCACTGAGCAGCCTTGGCATCAAATCCAGCGAAATTACTGATGTCGTTGTGACACACCTGCACTACGATCACGCCGGAAACCTCCCGGCCTTTCCTAACGCCACTTTTCACATTCAGGATCGGGAGATGGCGTATGGAACGGGGCGGTGTATGTGCCATGAGCGAATGCGTCGGCCTTTTGCTACAGAAGGTGTCGTCGACGCGGTCCGGCTCGTTTTTCAGTCACGGGTACGGTTCCATGATGGGGATGGGGAAATTGTTCCTGGATGCAGGGTGCATCTGGTTGGCGGTCACTCGAAAGGTTTGCAAGTTGTTACGGTGGCAACAGGCGGCGCTTTGCTGGTTATCGCTTCCGACGCGCTTCATTTCCAGCACTATCTTGAAAATGACGGCGCGTTTCCCCTGTTTGCAGATTACCTAGAGGTCATCGAGGGTTACAACAAGCTCCGCGTCCTTGCCGGAGCAAACGGACTCATCATTCCGGGTCATGACCCTGAGGTGCTACAGAAATTTTCTCCCCTTGCGCCAGACCTCCAGTTCGCTAGAGTTCTCCTGTGA
- a CDS encoding GntR family transcriptional regulator produces the protein MGTIDLQIRRQNASLRILVEDKLRQAISSGRFKPGQRLVERELCELIGVGRTSVREALRQLEAEGLITSYPHRGPVVSTISYEEARQLYSVRALLESFAGQEFAENGSNEEIVALLETVEAFEAAAKSGSGTRIIEAKTAFYDCLMTGSKNVFVKQMLTSLHNRVTLLRMTSMTQPGRLQNSVFEIREIAAAIALRDGDRAAALCKRHIEIAAKVALDYLSKNPVETSE, from the coding sequence ATGGGAACGATCGACCTCCAGATTAGACGTCAAAACGCCTCTCTTCGAATCCTTGTTGAGGATAAGCTCCGGCAGGCTATTTCAAGTGGCCGTTTCAAGCCCGGGCAGCGGCTGGTGGAGCGCGAGTTGTGCGAACTTATCGGGGTTGGCCGAACTTCAGTTCGCGAGGCGCTACGCCAGTTAGAAGCTGAAGGGCTTATTACTAGCTATCCGCATCGGGGGCCGGTTGTCAGCACTATCAGCTACGAGGAGGCTAGGCAGCTTTATAGTGTACGCGCGCTGCTTGAAAGCTTTGCCGGCCAGGAGTTCGCCGAGAACGGTTCGAATGAAGAGATCGTTGCTCTCCTCGAGACCGTGGAAGCGTTCGAAGCCGCAGCCAAGAGCGGTTCCGGAACGCGGATCATCGAAGCCAAGACCGCTTTTTACGATTGTTTGATGACCGGCAGCAAGAACGTGTTTGTGAAGCAAATGCTCACGTCGTTGCACAACCGGGTCACATTGTTGCGGATGACATCGATGACCCAGCCAGGGCGGCTGCAGAACAGCGTTTTCGAAATAAGAGAGATTGCGGCCGCTATTGCGTTGCGTGATGGCGACAGGGCAGCCGCGCTTTGCAAGCGCCATATCGAAATCGCGGCTAAGGTGGCGTTGGACTACTTGAGCAAGAACCCCGTCGAAACCTCCGAGTAG
- a CDS encoding EAL and GGDEF domain-containing protein produces MNSTLQPLWQRSFFQKRRNRRRDEALHHDTSADRGALLEALIGVLPLPIFFKDLHGRYVGCNKVFEDLLGRSRDEIIGNTDFDLSSTQLAEIYSIEEKGLLERGGAQVSERKIALANGAILDVVCNKAVFRGHDDEPAGLIGVIIDITEHKLAEQELKNALELAQGIVTAIPDVLFEVDEDGRYLQVWTRNPELLAQQREMLLGRTVDQVLAPDQAAIAMEALRTASSEGVAYGRCISVSLPNGETRWFELSVARRPSADPDAATTLLAFSRDVTERRQAEDAINSVRTQLLSVLQTIPDMVWVKNVDGVHLLCNHAFERLTGKSEAEVVGKTDLELFGAERAHISGKSDEATIEAGGILIDENWVVSPENGQSILLETRKLAVLGAGGEVTGVLGVSRDVTELNASREKIRQMAFYDPVTSLPNRLLFNERLQKVVSDASSQRRRTGVMLIDIDHFKVVNDTMGHPVGDQLLCQVATRLKKSVRDLDTVARLGGDEFAILLPEIQTTDDLDWVACSILERFKESFLLDGKEVYVSCSVGIAISPDDSTDVNDLVKYADSAMYLAKRSGRNSFRFYSKDLTVGVEERMQLESELRRAIEREELELHYQPKVLLDSGVMIGSEALLRWPHPEMGMIPPVRFIPVAEDTGLIVELGRWVLREACKTAKELNADCHHLHKIAVNLSGKQFQCSRLVNEIAAILGETGCRAEWIEIEITESLLLDRKGETLQTLLKLRQMGFSIAIDDFGTGYSALNYLARFPIDTLKIDRSFINSSDKRNEELVKAILSIAQCLGQDVVAEGVETAEQAAFLAANGCGSAQGFFYSKALPKMELIALWVRASATGFVSDRYAASR; encoded by the coding sequence ATGAATTCGACTTTACAACCGCTTTGGCAACGCTCCTTTTTTCAGAAAAGGCGCAATCGCCGGAGAGACGAAGCGCTGCATCATGATACCTCAGCCGACCGAGGAGCGCTGCTTGAAGCATTGATCGGCGTGTTGCCCCTCCCAATTTTCTTCAAAGATCTGCACGGTCGCTATGTCGGTTGCAACAAGGTTTTCGAAGATCTCCTCGGTCGCTCGCGCGACGAGATCATCGGGAATACAGATTTTGATCTCAGTTCAACGCAACTGGCGGAAATTTATTCTATTGAAGAGAAAGGCCTTCTTGAAAGGGGTGGAGCCCAAGTCTCCGAGCGTAAGATCGCTCTCGCAAACGGCGCCATCCTGGATGTTGTCTGCAACAAGGCAGTTTTCAGAGGTCACGACGACGAGCCCGCGGGTCTGATTGGCGTTATCATCGACATAACCGAACACAAGTTGGCGGAGCAGGAACTCAAAAACGCTCTCGAACTAGCCCAAGGGATCGTCACCGCTATTCCAGACGTTCTGTTTGAGGTCGACGAGGATGGGCGATATCTTCAGGTCTGGACCAGAAATCCCGAACTACTAGCCCAGCAGCGGGAAATGCTACTGGGTAGGACGGTCGACCAAGTTCTTGCGCCTGATCAAGCGGCTATTGCAATGGAGGCGCTTCGAACTGCAAGCAGTGAAGGAGTTGCCTACGGTCGATGCATTAGCGTATCCTTGCCAAACGGCGAGACCCGATGGTTCGAGTTGTCGGTGGCTAGACGACCAAGCGCCGATCCTGACGCCGCCACCACGCTCCTGGCATTTTCGCGTGATGTCACGGAACGAAGGCAGGCGGAAGACGCCATCAACTCCGTGCGGACGCAATTGCTAAGTGTGCTGCAAACCATTCCTGACATGGTTTGGGTAAAGAATGTCGATGGCGTACACCTGTTGTGCAATCATGCATTTGAGCGGCTGACCGGGAAATCGGAGGCGGAGGTCGTTGGAAAAACGGACCTTGAATTGTTCGGGGCTGAGAGAGCTCACATTTCCGGAAAATCTGATGAGGCCACGATCGAAGCCGGTGGCATACTTATCGACGAGAATTGGGTGGTTTCCCCGGAGAACGGTCAGTCCATTCTTCTCGAAACACGTAAACTTGCGGTCCTCGGCGCCGGGGGAGAGGTTACAGGAGTCCTCGGGGTCTCTCGCGATGTCACGGAACTGAACGCCTCGCGGGAAAAAATCAGGCAAATGGCCTTTTACGATCCGGTGACTTCTTTGCCGAACCGCTTGCTGTTTAACGAGCGATTGCAAAAGGTCGTCAGTGACGCGTCGTCTCAACGTCGGCGGACAGGGGTAATGCTGATTGACATCGACCATTTCAAAGTCGTGAACGATACGATGGGTCACCCTGTGGGTGATCAACTACTCTGCCAGGTCGCTACCCGGCTTAAGAAATCTGTCCGCGATCTCGACACGGTTGCGCGTCTCGGCGGCGACGAGTTCGCGATTCTGTTGCCGGAAATCCAGACAACCGACGATCTCGATTGGGTTGCGTGCTCGATCCTCGAGAGATTCAAGGAATCTTTCCTATTGGATGGCAAGGAAGTCTACGTGTCATGCAGTGTAGGCATCGCGATCTCGCCCGACGACAGCACAGATGTCAACGATCTGGTGAAATACGCCGACTCTGCGATGTATCTTGCCAAACGCTCGGGGAGAAACAGTTTTCGCTTTTATTCGAAGGATTTGACTGTGGGCGTGGAGGAGCGGATGCAGTTGGAATCTGAATTGCGCCGCGCTATCGAGCGCGAAGAATTGGAGCTGCACTACCAGCCCAAGGTGCTTCTGGACAGCGGCGTAATGATAGGATCGGAAGCGTTGTTGAGATGGCCTCATCCCGAGATGGGCATGATTCCGCCGGTTCGATTCATTCCGGTCGCTGAGGATACCGGGCTGATCGTTGAACTCGGGCGATGGGTGCTGCGTGAAGCGTGCAAGACGGCGAAGGAGCTGAACGCCGATTGCCACCACCTGCACAAGATTGCAGTCAACCTTTCGGGTAAGCAATTCCAATGCTCACGGTTGGTAAACGAGATCGCTGCAATCCTCGGTGAAACCGGTTGCCGCGCGGAATGGATCGAAATCGAAATCACGGAGAGTCTGCTTCTCGATCGGAAGGGCGAGACCCTGCAGACGCTTCTTAAGCTGCGTCAAATGGGATTTTCGATTGCTATCGATGATTTTGGCACCGGTTACTCGGCGCTCAACTATCTAGCCCGCTTCCCGATCGACACGCTGAAGATCGATCGGTCATTCATAAATAGCTCGGACAAAAGGAACGAAGAATTGGTCAAAGCGATTCTGTCCATTGCACAATGTCTTGGGCAGGACGTGGTGGCGGAAGGTGTTGAGACCGCCGAGCAGGCAGCATTTCTCGCAGCGAACGGATGCGGTTCGGCGCAAGGCTTCTTTTACAGCAAGGCCCTGCCGAAGATGGAATTGATCGCTCTTTGGGTGCGCGCGTCCGCCACCGGCTTCGTTTCAGATCGTTACGCCGCTTCGCGATGA
- a CDS encoding zinc-dependent alcohol dehydrogenase family protein produces MQMRSVILRESGLPKPYSNSKPLKIELVELTPPGPMEVLVKIKAAGVCHSDLSAINGDRPRPLPVALGHEASGVVAAIGPSVEKVEVGDHVVMSFLPVCGHCSYCAEGRASLCEPGYQANAAGTLLSGGKHIRLRGYEINHHSGVSAFSEYAVVSASSVVKVTKDIDLATAALFGCAVMTGVGAVMNTCGVRPGRSVAVIGLGGVGLSAILGAVASGASDIVAIDLIQAKLDLAKELGATKTFLATSPNIVAQVKGATSGGVDYAIEMAGSKKAFELAYEITRRGGMTATAGLASANSRFEVSPLPLVGEERTIKGSYMGSCVPSRDIPRYIDLYLKGKLPVDKLLSSTGPLDEINEVFDRLDRAEINRHLVLMD; encoded by the coding sequence ATGCAGATGCGTTCGGTAATCCTCAGGGAGTCGGGTCTGCCGAAGCCCTATTCAAATTCGAAACCTCTTAAGATTGAGCTTGTGGAACTGACGCCGCCTGGCCCCATGGAGGTGTTGGTCAAGATCAAGGCTGCCGGTGTCTGCCACTCTGACCTGTCCGCAATCAATGGGGACAGACCGCGTCCGCTTCCAGTCGCTCTAGGCCATGAGGCATCTGGCGTCGTCGCAGCAATCGGACCGAGTGTCGAGAAGGTTGAGGTTGGTGACCATGTAGTCATGTCATTTCTGCCGGTTTGTGGCCATTGCTCATATTGCGCTGAAGGCCGCGCCAGCCTCTGCGAACCGGGCTACCAGGCCAATGCTGCAGGAACGCTTCTATCCGGCGGCAAGCACATCCGTTTGAGAGGATACGAAATTAACCACCATAGCGGCGTTTCTGCGTTTTCCGAATATGCTGTCGTGTCGGCGAGCTCGGTAGTCAAAGTGACCAAAGATATCGATTTGGCGACAGCTGCTCTCTTCGGCTGTGCCGTTATGACCGGCGTTGGAGCTGTGATGAACACGTGTGGGGTCCGCCCAGGCCGTAGTGTGGCGGTAATCGGGCTCGGCGGCGTAGGCCTTTCGGCGATACTTGGCGCTGTTGCGAGCGGTGCAAGCGATATCGTGGCGATCGACCTAATCCAAGCGAAGCTGGATCTTGCCAAGGAGCTGGGAGCGACGAAGACTTTTTTGGCCACCTCGCCGAATATTGTTGCCCAAGTAAAAGGCGCGACAAGCGGCGGGGTAGACTACGCGATAGAGATGGCTGGATCCAAAAAGGCATTCGAGCTTGCATATGAGATTACCCGGCGCGGAGGGATGACCGCTACGGCCGGACTGGCCAGCGCAAATTCCCGTTTCGAGGTTTCGCCCTTGCCGTTGGTCGGAGAGGAGAGAACGATCAAGGGCAGCTATATGGGTTCCTGCGTGCCATCGCGCGACATACCCCGCTATATCGACCTTTACCTCAAAGGTAAGCTGCCAGTGGACAAATTGCTGTCGAGCACTGGCCCCCTTGATGAGATCAATGAGGTTTTCGACCGTCTTGACAGGGCCGAGATCAATCGACACCTAGTCTTGATGGACTGA
- a CDS encoding alpha/beta fold hydrolase codes for MGAHAELIKRVTLAIEDPELPRLTPGLTTRISLQVGPEKSSLAVGGGIVALDGADENADVILSAPEGAWEKVMQVPPPATYHSFTAFQLANPEFTLSGSPVAIAQARPALERLFEIVVASPPLVAPKIDRNIEQVTGRYKRVEVGGVEHDIFYEEAGAGTPILFLHTAGADGRQFLPQLSDTGFARTNRLISVDLPFHGRSMPPLTWDGSPYQLTTDLYLTWCTAILDQLVGDRAIVVGGSMGAAMCMVLAAERPERLMGVIAVEPPLKSKGRRNPFQHNVNVHGSLHNSAYVRGIMSPLSPQEERRRASWIYSQGAPGVYPGDLSFYSDEFDGAVVGPKIDAKRTPTVLLSGTYDYSATPADGAALAALIPGSRHVVMEGLGHFPMCENPDYFRSFLQDAIRFVEDNG; via the coding sequence ATGGGCGCCCATGCCGAGCTGATTAAACGCGTAACCCTGGCGATCGAAGATCCGGAGCTACCGCGACTGACCCCAGGTCTTACAACACGGATCTCGTTGCAAGTTGGACCAGAAAAGTCATCACTTGCTGTGGGAGGCGGGATAGTCGCACTGGACGGCGCGGACGAAAATGCTGACGTCATACTGAGTGCCCCAGAAGGAGCTTGGGAAAAGGTTATGCAGGTGCCGCCGCCGGCAACCTACCATTCGTTCACCGCCTTTCAACTCGCTAACCCTGAGTTCACGTTATCTGGTTCGCCCGTAGCAATCGCTCAAGCGCGTCCCGCTCTGGAGCGACTGTTCGAAATCGTCGTAGCGTCTCCGCCCCTAGTTGCGCCGAAGATCGATCGAAATATTGAACAGGTCACCGGACGCTATAAGCGGGTAGAGGTCGGCGGCGTAGAACACGATATCTTTTACGAGGAAGCCGGTGCAGGAACTCCTATCCTTTTCCTCCATACGGCTGGCGCAGACGGCCGTCAGTTTCTACCGCAACTCTCCGACACTGGGTTTGCGCGTACGAACCGATTGATCTCAGTTGATCTGCCGTTTCACGGACGTTCGATGCCTCCTTTAACTTGGGACGGCTCGCCCTATCAACTCACAACGGATCTCTACCTGACCTGGTGCACGGCGATACTCGACCAGCTCGTCGGAGACAGAGCTATCGTCGTTGGAGGATCTATGGGCGCGGCGATGTGCATGGTGCTGGCGGCGGAGCGACCGGAACGTCTAATGGGTGTAATTGCGGTCGAGCCGCCGTTGAAGTCAAAGGGCCGTCGCAACCCCTTTCAACACAACGTCAACGTTCATGGGTCGCTTCATAACTCAGCCTATGTCCGCGGAATCATGAGCCCGCTCAGCCCGCAAGAAGAGCGACGCCGCGCCAGTTGGATCTACTCGCAGGGTGCTCCTGGAGTTTATCCCGGCGATCTTTCGTTCTACAGCGACGAGTTCGACGGTGCCGTCGTCGGTCCGAAGATTGATGCCAAGCGAACACCGACCGTTCTTCTCTCCGGGACCTATGACTACTCTGCGACGCCTGCAGACGGAGCAGCGCTAGCGGCCCTCATTCCTGGCAGCCGTCATGTCGTTATGGAGGGGCTTGGGCACTTTCCGATGTGCGAAAATCCTGACTATTTCCGGAGCTTCTTGCAAGACGCTATTCGGTTCGTCGAAGATAACGGCTGA
- a CDS encoding MBL fold metallo-hydrolase, with protein sequence MHHLAKLPYFYPFEFGDGKITVLSDGPLELGDPRLNFLGVEPRTVSLMLEDNFLPTNKVVLEQNVPLVEINGRTILFDTGMGSSKAFGPTTGRLLASLREAGRDPTEIDAVVLSHAHIDHIGGLCDANGRLNFPNADIFISERDFTDWTDGSSIDSSFQFQIDNARRNLLPHKDRTFFFKDGEEFLPGVHAISAPGHTLGHHCFMLQSGNDRLCFLGDLTHHHILLMERPMMEFRYDTDPKLSARSRTRVLDMLATDRIAVMSYHFAWPGAGHVVRNGDGFRYIPSPMQLLAHR encoded by the coding sequence ATGCATCACCTGGCCAAGCTTCCGTATTTTTATCCGTTCGAATTTGGCGATGGAAAAATCACGGTACTGTCCGACGGGCCGTTAGAGCTAGGAGATCCTCGCCTGAACTTCTTGGGGGTAGAGCCACGCACGGTCAGCCTGATGCTAGAGGACAATTTCCTGCCAACGAACAAAGTTGTACTCGAGCAAAACGTGCCGCTTGTTGAGATAAATGGAAGAACAATTCTATTTGATACCGGGATGGGGTCTTCCAAAGCTTTCGGGCCCACCACAGGTCGACTCCTAGCCAGCCTGAGAGAGGCAGGTCGAGATCCGACGGAGATCGATGCGGTGGTTCTGTCGCACGCCCATATCGATCATATCGGCGGTCTGTGCGATGCCAATGGAAGGTTAAATTTCCCGAACGCCGACATCTTCATCAGTGAGCGAGACTTCACGGACTGGACGGACGGGTCGTCGATCGATTCTTCATTTCAATTTCAAATCGATAACGCTCGGCGAAACCTGCTTCCCCACAAGGATCGGACCTTCTTTTTCAAAGACGGCGAGGAGTTCTTGCCGGGCGTTCACGCGATTTCGGCCCCCGGCCACACGCTCGGTCATCATTGTTTTATGCTGCAGTCGGGAAACGATCGCCTCTGTTTTCTCGGCGACCTTACGCACCATCATATCCTGTTGATGGAGAGGCCGATGATGGAATTCCGATACGACACGGACCCGAAGCTGTCAGCTAGATCCCGCACGCGCGTGCTTGATATGCTGGCGACAGATCGCATTGCGGTAATGTCCTATCACTTCGCATGGCCAGGTGCCGGGCATGTGGTGCGAAACGGAGACGGATTCCGCTATATCCCCTCTCCAATGCAGTTGCTTGCACATCGATAA